The window TGCCCAGCCCAGCGGCGATGACAAGACCAGCTTCTGCTTCGGCTTCGACAAAGAGGACCGGGCGGGGTCGCTGGTGGAGGCGCTGCAGGAGCTGGCGCTGGCGGGCATTAACATGACCAAGCTGGAGTCGCGGCCCTCGAAAGAGGTGCTGGGCCAGTACATCTTCCTTGTGGATATCAACGGCCACCGCGAGGAGCCGCACGTCGCCGCCGCGCTCACGCGGCTGCGGGCGCGCACCGGCTTCTTCAAGGTGCTTGGCAGCTACCCAGTGTGGCGCGACCGCCGCGCCCAGCGCCCAGTGAAGCAATGAGCGAGAGTATGCTTGCAGAACACGAGGTGGTATCGGCAGTAGGGCGCGGCAGCGCAGCCCTGCTGCCTGTGATTTGCACTGTTCGTTAGAATGAGAAGAGCGTGCTGTTTTGGTGTGAAATGGTGAAAGATGAATGGAGAACGAGCAGTGCAAGTCTTTCTGTATGATACGACCCTACGCGACGGTACCCAGCGCGAGGGCCTCTCGCTGTCGGCTGAGGATAAGGTGAAGATCGCCCGCGAGCTTGACGCGTTTGGTATCCACTACATCGAGGGCGGCTGGCCCGGCTCGAACCCCAAGGATGCCGAGTTCTTCCGCCGCATCCGCGAGCGCCCGCTGGCCCACGCCAAGGTGACGGCCTTCGGCAGCACGCGCCACGCCAAGAACACCTGCGAGAGCGACCCCAACATCCAGGCCCTGGTGGAGGCGCAGACGCCGGTGGTGACTCTGGTGGGTAAAAGCTCCACGCTGCACGTCGAGAAGGTGCTGGAGACCACGCTGGATGAGAACCTCAAGATGATCTCGGACAGCGTGGCCTACTTCAAGCAGCTTGGCAAAGAGGTGACGTATGATGCCGAGCACTTCTTCGACGGCTACAAGCTCGACCCCGAGTACACCCTGGCCACTATCGCCGCCGCCGCCCAGGCCGGTGCCGACTGCATCACGCTCTGCGACACCAACGGCGGCACCATGCCCCACGAGGTCAGCGAGATCGTGCGCCACGCCATGGCGGTGGTGGAGGCGCATGGCCGCACGCCGCAGTTTGGCATCCACACCCACAACGATGGCGCGATGGCCGTGGCCAACGCCATCGCGGCGGTGCAGGCGGGCTGCGTGCAGGTGCAGGGCACTATCAACGGCTACGGCGAGCGCTGTGGTAACATGGACCTGATCCCGGTGATCGCCAACCTGCAGCTGAAGCTGGGCTACGAGTGCGTGCCCGAGCAGAACCTGCGGCGGCTCTCCGAGCTTTCGCACTTTGTGGCCGCCGTGGCCAACCTGAACCCCGACACCCACGCGCCCTACGTGGGGCGCAGCGCCTTCGCCCACAAGG is drawn from Chloroflexia bacterium SDU3-3 and contains these coding sequences:
- a CDS encoding citramalate synthase is translated as MNGERAVQVFLYDTTLRDGTQREGLSLSAEDKVKIARELDAFGIHYIEGGWPGSNPKDAEFFRRIRERPLAHAKVTAFGSTRHAKNTCESDPNIQALVEAQTPVVTLVGKSSTLHVEKVLETTLDENLKMISDSVAYFKQLGKEVTYDAEHFFDGYKLDPEYTLATIAAAAQAGADCITLCDTNGGTMPHEVSEIVRHAMAVVEAHGRTPQFGIHTHNDGAMAVANAIAAVQAGCVQVQGTINGYGERCGNMDLIPVIANLQLKLGYECVPEQNLRRLSELSHFVAAVANLNPDTHAPYVGRSAFAHKGGIHVAAIAKVASSYQHIEPELVGNELRVVVSELSGRGNVRMRAESLGLKLNGNERAVLQRMKDLESRGFQFEAAEGSFEMLVRRASDDYLAPFEPLDFTVVIEKRGDSEVVSQAIVKIRVNGEVMHTVAEGHGPVNAMDGAMRKALLPHYPELADVHLVDYKVRIIDEHLGTAAKPRVLIESARGDERWSTVGCSENIIEASWQALWDSLELPLLRARQAAAHVQE